One stretch of Lytechinus variegatus isolate NC3 chromosome 17, Lvar_3.0, whole genome shotgun sequence DNA includes these proteins:
- the LOC121430763 gene encoding uncharacterized peptidase C1-like protein F26E4.3 produces MASSTMTIVSSVLFIVTFAVLIAGVPGDHHTGRYCAVRGCCNVTGATVISDAVAKTGFLRNDKCHAPFPTSNPTTLCYCDGFCQRNDPDCCPDFYEVCLGRKPPPDVLESRKIDEVELLCCHDDREYQVGEVLRINCNTCTCKPVLYEFATFVCEKRDCAINQEAVDEINDGNFGWSAGNQTEFWGSSKDDVMHYRLGTMKPTAAVLNMHQIQNDMPPEDIPEEFDARLHWPGLIEGVQNQGNCASSWAMSTAATASDRLAIQSNGTFKYMHLSPQHLLSCNVKRQQGCTGGHLDRAWWYMRKRGIVTEDCYPYLSGMTSDMQMRKGNCYIKGRDRVPPYCPNPTVRSQRYMSTPPYRIAQDETQIKAEIFTNGPVQAVFNVKSDFFMYNGGVYRHIPMKSTASASNVVFTGDQTDVQGDGVFEEEQGGWHSVRILGWGVDRSYPNRPLKYWLCANSWGTGWGEDGLFRVIRGENECSIEKFVVGVWANIDTDMMNPMKTNNVI; encoded by the exons ATGGCTTCCTCGACGATGACCATCGTATCTTCAGTACTCTTCATCGTAACCTTCGCTGTCCTCATCGCCGGCGTCCCCGGTGACCACCACACGGGCCGATACTGCGCAGTCCGCGGATGCTGCAACGTAACCGGTGCCACCGTCATCAGCGATGCAGTGGCCAAGACGGGGTTTTTACGAAACGACAAGTGCCACGCACCTTTTCCAACCAGCAACCCAACGACGCTCTGCTACTGCGACGGGTTCTGTCAGAGGAACGACCCCGACTGCTGTCCGGACTTCTATGAGGTGTGCCTTGGTCGAAAGCCTCCCCCAGATGTCCTTGAGTCTCGAAAGATAG ACGAAGTTGAATTACTATGCTGCCACGACGATAGAGAATACCAAGTCGGAGAAGTTCTAAGGATAAACTGTAATACTTG TACGTGTAAGCCTGTGCTCTATGAATTCGCCACATTTGTTTGTGAAAAGAGGGATTGTGCCATCAACCAGGAGGCAGTAGATGAAATCAACGATGGTAACTTCGG GTGGTCAGCGGGTAACCAGACCGAGTTCTGGGGCTCCTCCAAAGACGACGTGATGCACTACAGGTTGGGCACCATGAAACCAACCGCTGCCGTACTGAACATGCACCAGATACAGAATGACATGCCACCCGAAGACATCCCCGAAGAGTTTGACGCAAGGCTCCACTGGCCAGGACTCATCGAAGGCGTACAAAACCAAGGCAACTGCGCCAGCTCCTGGGCAATGTCAACCGCAG CTACTGCTTCGGATCGCTTGGCCATCCAGTCCAATGGCACGTTCAAATACATGCACCTGTCACCTCAACATCTACTATCGTGTAACGTGAAGAGACAGCAGGGATGCACGGGAGGGCATCTAGACAGGGCCTGGTGGTATATGAGGAAAAGGGG AATTGTAACGGAGGACTGTTACCCGTACCTTAGCGGGATGACGTcagatatgcaaatgaggaaggGTAACTGTTACATCAAAGGTCGCGATCGTGTGCCTCCGTATTGTCCCAATCCAACAGTTCGAAGTCAAAGATATATGTCGACACCGCCATACAGGATAGCACAAGAT GAGACGCAGATTAAGGCAGAAATATTCACAAACGGGCCTGTACAAG CCGTTTTCAACGTCAAAAGCGACTTCTTCATGTACAATGGCGGCGTGTATCGCCACATTCCGATGAAGTCGACTGCGTCTGCGTCTAACGTAGTCTTCACCGGAGACCAGACCGATGTCCAAGGTGACGGTGTGTTTGAGGAAGAGCAGGGCGGTTGGCACTCGGTTCGCATCCTAGGATGGGGTGTCGATAGGTCGTACCCAAATAGACCACTCAAATATTGG CTATGTGCCAACTCCTGGGGTACCGGATGGGGTGAAGACGGTCTCTTCCGGGTCATCCGAGGTGAAAACGAATGCAGTATCGAGAAGTTCGTCGTCGGAGTCTGGGCGAATATTGACACTGATATGATGAACCCCATGAAAACGAATAACGTCATATAA